A single window of Stigmatella aurantiaca DNA harbors:
- a CDS encoding tetratricopeptide repeat protein codes for MRLILLALSLLVAWPVQAAPPELLASLDALYARRADASASKELEASLKKELQAAPDDYELIWRSARLLTWQGDVAQDSRLKKVLGKQAWDRCEQGVKLAPARVECQYYAALGIGTYSQAVGIVKALGEGLEGKFNERLDAAIRIDPDFDFGGPVVIKGRYHFELPWPKRNLAESAKLLERAAAKFPQNLRAHAYLAETLLKDGKAAKAKESIVKVKQGSTAYNPAEAQLVQERSKKVEAEIEEELK; via the coding sequence ATGCGCTTGATTTTGCTCGCCCTTTCGTTGCTCGTCGCGTGGCCGGTGCAAGCCGCGCCGCCCGAGCTGCTGGCCTCCCTGGATGCCCTGTATGCGCGCAGGGCCGATGCTTCGGCGTCCAAGGAGCTGGAGGCCTCGCTGAAGAAGGAGCTGCAGGCGGCGCCGGACGACTACGAGCTCATCTGGCGCTCGGCGCGGCTGCTGACGTGGCAGGGCGATGTGGCGCAGGACAGCCGGCTCAAGAAGGTGCTCGGCAAACAGGCGTGGGACCGGTGCGAGCAGGGCGTGAAGCTCGCCCCGGCCCGGGTTGAGTGTCAGTACTACGCGGCGCTGGGCATCGGCACCTACTCGCAGGCGGTGGGCATCGTGAAGGCACTCGGCGAGGGGCTGGAGGGCAAGTTCAACGAGCGGCTGGATGCCGCCATCCGCATTGATCCGGACTTCGACTTCGGCGGGCCGGTGGTCATCAAGGGCCGCTACCACTTCGAGCTGCCCTGGCCGAAGCGCAACCTGGCTGAGTCCGCGAAGCTCCTGGAGCGCGCGGCGGCCAAGTTCCCACAGAACCTGCGCGCTCACGCCTACCTGGCCGAGACTCTACTCAAGGACGGCAAGGCCGCGAAGGCCAAGGAATCCATCGTGAAGGTGAAGCAGGGCAGCACGGCGTACAATCCGGCCGAAGCGCAGCTCGTCCAAGAGCGGTCCAAAAAAGTCGAAGCGGAGATCGAGGAGGAACTCAAGTGA
- a CDS encoding twin-arginine translocase TatA/TatE family subunit, translated as MGLKMSEILLIMGVLLLLFGASRLPQLGSSLGSAIRNFKRGFGGEGESAADEKKPQTGTLASSTTVEPGTSAKSPSHPG; from the coding sequence ATGGGTCTCAAGATGTCGGAAATCCTGCTGATCATGGGTGTGCTGCTGCTCCTGTTCGGAGCGTCGCGGCTGCCGCAACTCGGCTCGTCCTTGGGCAGCGCCATCCGCAACTTCAAGCGCGGTTTCGGTGGCGAGGGAGAGTCCGCCGCCGACGAGAAGAAGCCGCAAACCGGCACGCTCGCCAGCAGCACCACGGTGGAGCCGGGCACCTCGGCCAAGTCGCCCAGCCACCCGGGCTGA
- a CDS encoding response regulator: MVDDDPDILEALSEILEAEGFEIRRARNGKEALDRLEPDPPQLILLDLMMPVMDGWEFAQRMRQRPPAISSIPLIVLSADRNVGSKAVDIGAVGHLAKPFELNDLLDMVRRALEPASKVLSSNLPRA, from the coding sequence GTGGTCGATGACGATCCCGATATCCTGGAGGCCCTCTCGGAGATTCTCGAGGCCGAGGGGTTCGAGATTCGCCGCGCCCGCAACGGCAAGGAGGCGTTGGACCGCCTGGAGCCTGACCCTCCGCAGCTCATCCTGTTGGACCTGATGATGCCGGTGATGGACGGGTGGGAGTTCGCCCAGCGCATGCGCCAGCGTCCCCCCGCCATCTCCTCCATCCCGCTCATCGTGCTGAGCGCGGACCGCAACGTGGGCTCCAAGGCGGTGGACATCGGCGCGGTGGGGCACCTGGCCAAGCCCTTCGAGCTCAATGATCTGCTCGACATGGTCCGCCGCGCGCTGGAGCCCGCCTCCAAAGTGCTCTCCTCGAACCTTCCTCGTGCTTGA
- a CDS encoding FAD-binding oxidoreductase, which yields MTMPSEKTFPRVEPGRLEAVWTALGQTLSSEQLRRDEETRQRYARDESDSGVYPPDIIAFPETTAQVSAVFKACQAQGVPFTPCGARSGKSGGSLSLRGGVMVSLERMNRIRSVSVENLTAVVEPGVITGDLMRAADAVGLFYPPDPNSWEFCTLGGNVAENAGGPRALKYGVTRDYVLGLEWVLPDGEVLRVGRRTLKGVAGYDLVGLFVGSEGTLGVATEITLQLIPRPRHVLTALVIFDSVMRAAHALSAVLASGVLPRTLELIDEVALQAVAGKGYPFPPGAGSAVIVEVDGSTEEGLLAELAQVGEVCTRMGATETLVAQNEAQREKLWAARRLVSPGLRALRPHKISEDIVVPRSCIPSLIQQLKALGDRLGLLVATYGHAGDGNLHANILYEGPHQRPLVEEAIQQMLKLTVEMGGTITGEHGVGHAKRDYLALEQAGPVIALQRRLKTFFDPSGLLNPEKIFPAPDCF from the coding sequence ATGACGATGCCGTCCGAGAAGACCTTCCCCCGCGTGGAGCCTGGACGGCTGGAGGCCGTGTGGACCGCGCTGGGGCAGACGCTCTCCTCGGAACAGCTTCGCCGCGACGAGGAGACGCGCCAGCGCTACGCCCGGGACGAGTCCGATAGCGGCGTCTACCCCCCCGACATCATCGCCTTCCCCGAGACCACCGCGCAGGTGTCGGCCGTCTTCAAGGCGTGCCAGGCCCAGGGCGTGCCCTTCACGCCCTGCGGGGCGCGCAGCGGCAAGAGCGGCGGCTCGCTCTCCTTGAGGGGCGGGGTGATGGTCAGCCTGGAGCGGATGAACCGCATCCGCTCCGTGTCCGTGGAGAACCTCACCGCCGTCGTGGAGCCGGGCGTCATCACCGGGGACCTGATGCGGGCGGCGGACGCCGTGGGGCTCTTCTACCCGCCAGACCCGAACTCCTGGGAATTTTGCACGCTGGGGGGCAACGTCGCGGAGAACGCGGGCGGGCCCCGGGCGCTCAAGTACGGGGTGACGCGCGACTACGTCCTGGGCCTGGAGTGGGTGCTCCCGGATGGGGAGGTGCTCCGGGTCGGCCGGCGCACCCTCAAGGGGGTGGCCGGGTACGATCTCGTGGGCCTCTTCGTGGGCTCCGAGGGGACGCTCGGCGTGGCCACGGAAATCACCCTCCAGCTCATTCCCCGGCCCCGGCACGTGCTGACGGCCCTGGTCATCTTTGACTCGGTGATGCGGGCCGCGCACGCCCTCTCGGCGGTGCTGGCCTCGGGCGTGCTGCCCCGGACCCTGGAGCTCATCGACGAGGTGGCCCTCCAGGCGGTCGCGGGCAAGGGCTACCCCTTCCCGCCCGGCGCCGGGTCGGCCGTCATCGTCGAGGTGGACGGGAGTACAGAGGAGGGCCTGCTCGCTGAGCTGGCCCAGGTGGGAGAAGTCTGTACCCGCATGGGGGCGACCGAGACCCTGGTGGCCCAGAACGAGGCGCAGCGCGAGAAGCTCTGGGCGGCCCGCCGCCTGGTCTCCCCGGGGCTGCGCGCCCTCAGGCCGCACAAGATTTCCGAGGACATCGTCGTGCCCCGCTCGTGCATCCCCAGCCTCATCCAACAGCTCAAGGCCCTGGGGGACCGGCTGGGGCTGCTGGTGGCCACATATGGTCACGCGGGGGACGGCAACCTGCACGCCAACATCCTCTACGAGGGGCCACACCAGCGGCCGTTGGTGGAGGAGGCCATCCAACAGATGTTGAAGCTCACCGTGGAGATGGGCGGCACCATCACCGGCGAGCACGGCGTAGGTCACGCCAAACGCGATTACCTCGCGTTGGAGCAAGCCGGGCCGGTCATCGCACTGCAACGCCGGCTCAAAACCTTTTTCGATCCATCAGGGCTGCTCAACCCCGAGAAAATCTTTCCCGCGCCCGATTGTTTCTAG
- a CDS encoding SCP2 sterol-binding domain-containing protein, producing MTAQQVLETDIPTLLKQKPELGKDINAIIHFNITGGSGGTWTMDLTKDSDWVTKGTTGEPKMTITVSDEDFVKIREKKLNAQMAAMQGKLKFKPMDMGLAMKLAKLLG from the coding sequence ATGACGGCGCAGCAAGTCCTCGAGACGGACATCCCCACCCTGCTCAAGCAGAAGCCCGAGCTGGGCAAGGACATCAACGCGATCATCCACTTCAACATCACCGGGGGCAGCGGCGGGACCTGGACGATGGACCTCACCAAGGACTCGGACTGGGTGACGAAGGGCACCACCGGTGAGCCGAAGATGACCATCACCGTGAGCGACGAAGACTTCGTGAAGATCCGCGAGAAGAAGCTCAACGCGCAGATGGCCGCCATGCAGGGCAAGCTCAAGTTCAAGCCCATGGACATGGGGCTCGCCATGAAGCTGGCCAAGCTGCTCGGCTGA
- a CDS encoding AMP-dependent synthetase/ligase, protein MRAESQMISPASGGSEQHLVELLLQQAKNASKVAVSHKKDGRWQEVTWGEVLQQVKELSAGLLAQGVKPGDRVALFANTTLQWVVSDLAISAARAITVPIYGSNTPDECRYILNHSETSFLLVDNDERDSKQIGRLSRIRQRLADCPTVRKVIVFEGPVSGDREVSLAEVMAQGKAAEAAQPGAFEERSRQVAVDDAWGFIYTSGTTGEPKGVILTHGNWAYEARTAQAIGLMEPQDSVMLFLPLAHVFAQVVKAAWLRMSFRLVFAESVDKLLPNLAEARPSVLPSVPRVFEKVYNNVVSNGSAAPGLKGKMFRWAFRLFDEYADARMQGREYSSLQFSLARKLVFSKVRATLDEKLGGNMRLFISGGAPLSGKIAHFFDLLGFKVLEGYGLTETSAPCNVNLPNKIKIGTVGPALPGTELKIAPDGEILVRGPCVMKGYYKNPSATAEALEADGWFHTGDIGELDADRYLRITDRKKDIIVTAGGKNVAPQNIENTLKTFPLISQSMVYGDQRPFLVVLITVAEETARKLLLDKGIQASSYAELGKRPEIRAAVQEILNKVNADQPPYSTLKKFEIMDSDFTQESGELTPTLKVKRKFCSQKYAAIIGKLYEGGKGGD, encoded by the coding sequence GTGAGAGCCGAGAGTCAGATGATCTCCCCCGCCTCCGGGGGGAGCGAGCAACACCTGGTGGAGCTGCTGCTCCAGCAGGCCAAGAATGCGTCCAAGGTCGCCGTGTCCCACAAGAAGGACGGGCGGTGGCAGGAGGTGACGTGGGGCGAGGTCCTTCAGCAGGTGAAGGAGCTGTCCGCGGGCCTCCTGGCGCAAGGGGTGAAGCCGGGAGACCGCGTCGCCCTGTTCGCCAACACCACGCTGCAGTGGGTGGTGAGCGACCTGGCCATCTCCGCGGCGCGCGCCATCACCGTGCCCATCTACGGCTCCAACACGCCGGACGAGTGCCGCTACATCCTCAACCACTCCGAGACGTCGTTCCTGCTCGTGGACAACGACGAGCGGGACTCCAAGCAGATCGGCCGCCTGTCGCGCATCCGCCAGCGGCTCGCCGACTGCCCCACCGTGCGCAAGGTCATCGTGTTCGAGGGCCCCGTGTCGGGGGACCGGGAAGTCTCGCTCGCGGAGGTCATGGCGCAGGGCAAGGCGGCGGAAGCCGCGCAGCCGGGCGCGTTCGAGGAGCGCTCGCGCCAGGTGGCGGTGGATGATGCCTGGGGCTTCATCTACACCTCGGGCACCACGGGCGAGCCCAAGGGCGTCATCCTCACCCACGGCAACTGGGCCTACGAGGCGCGCACCGCCCAGGCCATCGGGCTGATGGAGCCCCAGGACTCGGTCATGCTGTTCCTGCCGCTGGCGCACGTGTTCGCGCAGGTGGTGAAGGCCGCGTGGCTGCGCATGTCCTTCCGGCTCGTCTTCGCCGAGTCGGTGGACAAGCTGCTGCCGAACCTCGCGGAGGCGCGGCCCTCGGTGCTGCCGTCCGTGCCGCGCGTGTTCGAGAAGGTCTACAACAACGTCGTGTCCAACGGCTCGGCGGCCCCGGGGCTCAAGGGCAAGATGTTCCGCTGGGCCTTCCGGCTGTTCGATGAGTACGCGGACGCGCGGATGCAGGGGCGCGAGTACAGCTCGCTGCAGTTCTCGCTGGCGCGCAAGCTGGTGTTCAGCAAGGTCCGCGCCACGCTCGACGAGAAGCTCGGCGGCAACATGCGCCTGTTCATCTCCGGCGGCGCGCCGCTGTCGGGGAAGATCGCCCACTTCTTCGACTTGCTCGGCTTCAAGGTGCTGGAGGGCTACGGCCTCACCGAGACGTCCGCGCCCTGCAACGTCAACCTGCCGAACAAGATCAAGATCGGCACCGTGGGCCCGGCGCTGCCCGGCACCGAGCTGAAGATCGCCCCGGACGGCGAGATTCTCGTGCGCGGCCCGTGCGTGATGAAGGGCTACTACAAGAACCCCTCCGCCACCGCCGAGGCGCTGGAGGCCGACGGCTGGTTCCACACCGGGGACATCGGCGAGCTGGACGCGGACCGCTACCTGCGCATCACCGACCGCAAGAAGGACATCATCGTCACCGCGGGCGGCAAGAACGTGGCGCCGCAGAACATCGAGAACACGCTGAAGACGTTCCCGCTCATCAGCCAGTCGATGGTCTACGGCGATCAGCGCCCCTTCCTCGTGGTGCTCATCACCGTGGCGGAGGAGACCGCGCGCAAGCTGCTGCTCGACAAGGGCATCCAGGCCAGCTCCTACGCGGAGCTGGGCAAGCGCCCGGAGATCCGCGCCGCCGTCCAGGAGATCCTCAACAAGGTCAACGCGGATCAGCCGCCCTACAGCACCCTCAAGAAGTTCGAGATCATGGACTCGGACTTCACCCAGGAGAGCGGCGAGCTGACGCCCACCCTCAAGGTGAAGCGCAAGTTCTGCAGCCAGAAGTACGCCGCCATCATCGGCAAGCTGTACGAGGGCGGGAAGGGCGGCGACTAG
- a CDS encoding sensor histidine kinase, with the protein MGQRVQEREDGTRQPPGLVLVPRQGAPRLLGRQLLEHLELEELPPFIASAADLMVQAGFRPSPGVTDCWARDGRTLGVTEAFLEDGTRWICTWPLSSPQEPLTPEATHERVRYLSLASHDLRGALANIRSYAALLLSGRIPLEPKVQRGLETILRNADRALAFSQDFFDASRADLNSLAFEQEPQALDPLLAAAVERHQAAARTAGVTLELEGPLPLPLLNIDGGRIQHAVEAFVLYQLGRAHPGERILVRAVPGRAGIRVEVQREGLPLSEEEAGLVFQREERAFREKKLEDALRIHLALQEVEVHGGRVGVETDTASTTLYLSLPGTLSQELGGPAALHP; encoded by the coding sequence ATGGGTCAGAGGGTACAGGAGCGGGAGGATGGGACACGGCAGCCGCCGGGGCTCGTCCTGGTTCCACGCCAAGGTGCCCCTCGGCTGCTGGGCCGGCAACTGCTCGAGCACTTGGAGCTGGAGGAGCTGCCCCCCTTCATCGCCTCGGCCGCGGACCTGATGGTCCAGGCCGGTTTCCGGCCGAGTCCGGGCGTGACGGACTGCTGGGCGCGGGACGGGCGGACGCTCGGGGTGACGGAGGCATTCCTGGAGGATGGGACGCGGTGGATCTGCACCTGGCCGCTCTCCTCCCCCCAGGAGCCCCTGACGCCGGAGGCGACGCACGAGCGGGTGCGCTACCTGTCGCTCGCCTCGCATGATCTGCGCGGGGCCCTGGCCAACATCCGCTCGTACGCGGCGCTCCTGCTCAGTGGGCGGATTCCCCTGGAGCCCAAGGTGCAGCGGGGGCTGGAGACCATCCTGCGCAACGCGGACCGGGCCCTGGCGTTCTCCCAGGACTTCTTCGATGCGAGCCGGGCGGACCTGAACTCGCTCGCCTTCGAGCAGGAGCCTCAGGCGCTCGATCCCCTGCTCGCCGCCGCGGTGGAGCGGCACCAGGCGGCGGCCCGCACGGCCGGGGTGACGCTGGAGCTGGAGGGCCCGCTGCCGCTGCCGCTGCTGAACATCGACGGGGGCCGGATCCAGCACGCCGTGGAGGCCTTCGTCCTGTACCAGCTGGGCCGGGCCCACCCCGGCGAGCGCATCCTCGTGCGGGCCGTGCCGGGCCGCGCGGGGATCCGCGTCGAGGTCCAACGCGAGGGCCTGCCCTTGTCGGAGGAAGAAGCGGGCCTTGTGTTCCAGCGCGAGGAGCGCGCCTTCCGGGAGAAGAAGCTGGAGGACGCGCTGCGCATCCACCTGGCGCTCCAGGAAGTCGAAGTCCACGGGGGCCGCGTCGGGGTGGAGACGGACACGGCCAGCACCACCCTGTACCTCTCCTTGCCGGGCACGCTTTCCCAGGAACTCGGCGGCCCAGCGGCCTTGCATCCTTGA
- a CDS encoding sigma-70 family RNA polymerase sigma factor has translation MANTAKYAAEGLSHYLRHLGGHHQLTREQEYELARAARKGDESARQTLATSNLAFVVAVAKKFANRGARLDDLIQEGNVGLMKAIEHFDPKKNVRFATYAVWWIRAYITRYLKDNRSQVRGGESERGSMVDFSLDATIDEEGETTFMDRLEDGGPSPSDVYLAREQDQEVHEALTKVRKRIGDLGWDILQERLTQDKPLTLEELGQRWGVSRERVRQVELKTKSFLERYLVAFNQDEENVSADAA, from the coding sequence ATGGCCAACACGGCGAAGTATGCGGCGGAAGGACTGTCGCACTACCTGCGTCACCTGGGCGGGCATCACCAGCTGACGCGTGAGCAGGAGTACGAACTCGCAAGGGCGGCTCGCAAAGGCGACGAGTCCGCCCGCCAGACGCTCGCCACCTCCAACCTGGCTTTCGTGGTCGCGGTGGCCAAGAAGTTCGCCAACCGCGGGGCCCGGCTGGATGATCTCATTCAGGAAGGCAACGTCGGCCTGATGAAGGCGATCGAGCACTTTGATCCCAAGAAGAACGTGCGCTTCGCCACCTACGCCGTCTGGTGGATTCGCGCCTACATCACCCGCTACCTCAAGGACAACCGCAGCCAGGTGCGCGGCGGCGAGTCCGAGCGCGGCAGCATGGTGGACTTCTCGCTGGACGCGACGATCGATGAGGAGGGGGAGACCACCTTCATGGATCGTCTCGAGGACGGGGGCCCGTCGCCCTCGGATGTGTACCTGGCCCGGGAGCAGGACCAGGAGGTGCACGAGGCCCTCACCAAGGTGCGCAAGCGCATTGGGGACCTGGGCTGGGACATCCTGCAGGAGCGCCTCACGCAGGATAAGCCGTTGACCCTGGAAGAGCTGGGCCAGCGGTGGGGCGTGTCCCGGGAACGGGTGCGTCAGGTGGAGCTCAAGACGAAGAGCTTCCTCGAGCGCTACCTGGTCGCCTTCAACCAGGACGAGGAGAACGTGTCGGCTGATGCGGCGTGA
- a CDS encoding CaiB/BaiF CoA transferase family protein yields MDTLPLQGLKVLDLSRLLPGPYATLVLADLGATVDKVEEPNGGDYIRQMPPLRDGESALFYGLNRNKRSVTLDLKSEAGREAFKRLVRGYDVLVESFRPGVMDKLGLGEAVLRAENPRLIYCAISGYGQTGPDRLKAGHDLNYAARAGVLAYGGAAGGAPAFPGVQMGDIGGGSLFALVGILAALHERERTGRGRFVDVSMTDGTVAFLHMHLAARLAMGEQGAPLQRGREALNGGYACYGLYGTQDGRWLAVGALEPKFFAGLCERLGRMDLFADGYDTAEAGARVKAELARLFAEHPLAYWQERFAGTDLCIEPVLEGDEVCKDPQLQARGLFVEAEDAQRGRRMTHLLTPLRMGPTPLRPPPTLGQHSQQILAEAGLSPEEMLHLKIIIPVVSRDSEDVS; encoded by the coding sequence ATGGACACGCTTCCGCTTCAAGGCCTCAAGGTGTTGGACCTCTCGCGGTTGCTGCCGGGCCCGTACGCCACGCTCGTGCTGGCGGACCTGGGCGCCACCGTGGACAAGGTGGAGGAGCCCAACGGTGGGGACTACATCCGGCAGATGCCCCCGCTGCGCGACGGGGAGAGCGCGCTCTTCTACGGGCTCAACCGCAACAAGCGCTCGGTGACGTTGGACCTCAAGTCCGAGGCGGGGCGCGAGGCCTTCAAGCGGCTCGTGCGCGGCTACGACGTGCTGGTGGAGAGCTTCCGCCCGGGCGTCATGGACAAGCTGGGCCTGGGCGAGGCGGTGCTCCGGGCGGAGAACCCGCGCCTCATCTACTGCGCCATCTCCGGCTACGGCCAGACGGGGCCGGACCGGCTCAAGGCCGGGCATGACCTGAACTACGCGGCCCGGGCCGGCGTGCTCGCCTACGGTGGGGCCGCGGGCGGGGCCCCGGCCTTTCCCGGCGTGCAGATGGGGGACATCGGCGGCGGGAGCCTCTTCGCGCTGGTGGGCATCCTGGCGGCGCTGCACGAGCGCGAGCGCACGGGAAGGGGGCGCTTCGTGGACGTCTCCATGACGGATGGGACGGTGGCCTTCCTGCACATGCACCTGGCCGCCCGGCTCGCCATGGGGGAGCAGGGGGCGCCGCTGCAGCGCGGGCGCGAGGCGCTCAACGGGGGCTACGCGTGCTACGGCCTGTACGGCACGCAGGATGGGCGCTGGCTGGCGGTGGGGGCGCTGGAGCCCAAGTTCTTCGCGGGCCTGTGTGAGCGCCTGGGGCGGATGGACCTCTTCGCGGACGGCTACGACACGGCGGAGGCCGGCGCGCGCGTGAAGGCCGAGCTGGCACGTCTCTTCGCCGAGCACCCCCTGGCCTACTGGCAGGAGCGCTTCGCGGGCACGGACCTGTGCATCGAACCCGTCCTGGAAGGCGATGAAGTGTGCAAGGACCCGCAGCTCCAGGCGCGGGGGCTTTTCGTGGAGGCCGAGGACGCGCAGCGTGGGCGAAGGATGACCCACCTGCTGACGCCCCTGCGAATGGGCCCCACGCCGCTGCGGCCTCCGCCCACCCTGGGCCAGCACTCCCAGCAAATCCTGGCGGAGGCCGGCCTCTCGCCTGAAGAGATGCTGCATCTGAAAATCATTATTCCTGTTGTCTCTCGCGATTCCGAAGATGTTTCATAA